GACGAGCCAGGAACGGCAGGTGTCCCGCTCCCCCGGGGTCGGCTTGTTCTCGGGCGGCGCGCAGTGCACGGGCGCGGTGACGCGGACGCCGTACAGCTCCAGGCCGTCGCCGGGCCGCACGGAGGTGGGCTGGGAGGCGAGGCCCACGTCGTGCAGCGCCTGGTAGAGCACGTCCCCCGAGCGGTCGCCGGTGAACATCCGGCCGGTGCGGTTGCCGCCGTGCGCGGCCGGGGCGAGACCGACGATCAGCAGCCGGGCGTCCCCCGGGCCGAAGCCCGGGACGGGACGGCCCCAGTACGTCCAGTCGGCGAACGCGGCTCGCTTGGTGCGGGCCACCTCCTCCCGCCAGGCGACCAGCCGTGGGCAGGCGGCACATCCCGCGATCCGTGCGTCCAGGTCGGCCAGGCTGTCCATGCCTCAACGGTACGGGCGCGGAGTTAAGGTCGGGGCATGGCTTCCGAGCGTACGGACAGGAACAGGGGCGACGGCCGCAGCGGGAACCGCCGGCACGGCACGGACGGCGCAGACGGCCGCGGGCCGGACGGTACGGCCCTCGCCGGCCCGCGAGAGGCGCAGGTGCCTGCGCCGGCGTCGGCCGAGCCGGCCGCCGCGGACGCCCCGGACACCGCCGCGTATGCCGCCGTGGACGGCGGCACCCGGTCACCCGGCGCCGAGGCCGACGGCGGCGGCAACGACGAGGGCAACGGCGAAGGCGAGGGCCGCACCGTG
Above is a genomic segment from Streptomyces glaucescens containing:
- a CDS encoding uracil-DNA glycosylase, coding for MDSLADLDARIAGCAACPRLVAWREEVARTKRAAFADWTYWGRPVPGFGPGDARLLIVGLAPAAHGGNRTGRMFTGDRSGDVLYQALHDVGLASQPTSVRPGDGLELYGVRVTAPVHCAPPENKPTPGERDTCRSWLVQELRLLRPTLRTVVVLGAFGWQAALPAFAEAGWTVPRPRPAFGHGAHVRLSAPAGAGGPGGAEGPGGLDLFGCFHVSQRNTFTGRLTPAMLREVLRTAAATAGLPGRT